The following coding sequences are from one uncultured Cohaesibacter sp. window:
- a CDS encoding sodium-dependent transporter — protein MSVKREHWGSRLGFIMATAGSAVGLGNIWKFPYMAGDNGGAAFIIIYLALVFTIGLSVLLAEIMIGRASQADAINAFRKLGPGFFSIVGYMGIAAAFMILSFYCVVAGWTIDYIFKFGSGAFSGMDAAALGQAFGGFISDPVKPIIYQAIFVTLTVIVVLGGVANGIERAGKILMPILFLILIALVIRAVTLPGAEKGLEFFLAPDFSKITGGTIMAALGQAFFSLSLGMGAILTYGSYLDKEANLGKSAWQVTFLDTAVAILAGLAILPAVFAFGMDPGAGPGLTFVTLPAVFLSMPGGIFFGTLFFLLLTIAALTSSISLLEPLVAYFSTKGFSRKQITVTSGFLSFLLGIPCSLAMGIWGDFKIFGLNFFDLMDFLTSNLILPIGGFLIAIFVGWVITPRALKEVCGDNAPGLLAKSWIFILRFIAPIAILLILLSGLGVLKI, from the coding sequence ATGAGTGTCAAACGAGAACACTGGGGCTCTCGCCTCGGCTTCATTATGGCAACAGCGGGTTCGGCTGTTGGTTTGGGAAATATCTGGAAGTTCCCCTACATGGCAGGAGACAACGGGGGAGCGGCCTTTATTATTATATATCTGGCCCTTGTTTTCACCATTGGCCTGTCTGTTTTGTTGGCGGAAATCATGATCGGGCGGGCCAGTCAGGCCGACGCGATCAATGCCTTTAGAAAGTTGGGGCCGGGATTCTTCTCCATCGTCGGATATATGGGCATCGCTGCGGCCTTCATGATCCTGTCCTTCTATTGTGTTGTCGCAGGCTGGACCATCGATTACATTTTCAAATTCGGTAGTGGCGCCTTCTCGGGAATGGATGCTGCCGCATTGGGGCAAGCCTTTGGCGGCTTCATCTCCGATCCGGTCAAGCCGATCATTTATCAGGCCATTTTCGTGACACTTACTGTCATTGTCGTACTTGGTGGCGTTGCCAACGGTATCGAGCGGGCCGGCAAAATCCTGATGCCGATTCTGTTCCTTATTCTCATAGCTCTGGTCATTCGCGCAGTTACCTTGCCGGGAGCAGAAAAGGGGCTGGAATTTTTCCTTGCACCGGATTTCTCCAAAATCACTGGTGGAACCATTATGGCAGCGCTTGGACAGGCCTTTTTCTCCCTGTCGTTGGGCATGGGTGCCATTCTCACCTATGGCTCCTATCTGGACAAGGAAGCCAATCTTGGCAAATCTGCCTGGCAGGTGACATTCCTCGATACGGCAGTCGCTATTCTTGCTGGTCTTGCGATTCTGCCTGCTGTTTTTGCTTTCGGAATGGATCCGGGTGCAGGCCCTGGGTTGACCTTTGTCACGCTGCCCGCGGTCTTTTTGTCGATGCCTGGCGGCATTTTCTTCGGAACGCTGTTCTTCCTGCTGCTGACAATTGCAGCTCTCACCAGCTCGATTTCCCTGCTTGAGCCGTTGGTTGCCTATTTCTCCACCAAGGGCTTTTCGCGCAAGCAGATCACGGTGACATCCGGTTTTCTGTCCTTCCTGTTGGGCATTCCCTGCTCATTGGCGATGGGTATCTGGGGGGACTTCAAGATCTTTGGCTTGAACTTCTTTGATCTGATGGATTTCCTGACGTCCAACCTCATTTTGCCAATTGGTGGTTTCCTGATCGCCATCTTCGTGGGTTGGGTGATTACGCCGCGCGCGCTCAAGGAAGTCTGTGGGGACAATGCGCCGGGCTTACTGGCCAAGAGCTGGATCTTTATCCTGCGCTTCATCGCACCAATCGCGATCCTGCTCATTCTGCTTTCCGGTCTTGGGGTGCTGAAAATCTGA
- the uxaC gene encoding glucuronate isomerase produces the protein MTTFLGPDFLLDTPAARHLYHDVAVGLPIVDYHNHLIPEQIASDKKWDTIGEVWLAGDHYKWRAMRWAGIEEEKVSGSASYREKFDAFAAVMPQCFGNPLYHWTHLELQRYFGIEELLSPSTADMIWEKTNGMLAEDSHSARGLLRQFRVEFVGTTDAPCDDLAFHKQMAEDASLNDMVVAPSFRPDVAYKIDLPGFDGFIADLAKLVGYSVDSYAPLMKALIERLDHFVAHGCKATDHGIDVLRYAAPVDEASLDAIIAKRLSGEALSELEIAQFQTNMFVDLSKAYYERDLVMQLHIGAVRNSNHRLFKTLGRDVGGDSINDRPIAVELNGLLGEMDRDGHLPKTILYHLNPSFNEVIVSTAGNFQDGEIAGKVQAGSGWWFNDQLDGMERQMTQLSQMGLFSHFIGMLTDSRSFLSFPRHEYFRRLVCQMIGRWVETGYVPNDTELLDKLVRDVCYQNAANWFLPKK, from the coding sequence ATGACAACATTTCTCGGCCCGGATTTTCTGCTGGATACTCCGGCAGCACGCCACTTATACCATGACGTAGCTGTTGGCCTGCCGATTGTTGACTACCATAACCATCTCATTCCAGAGCAGATCGCCAGTGACAAGAAATGGGACACGATCGGCGAAGTCTGGCTTGCAGGCGACCATTACAAATGGCGCGCCATGCGCTGGGCTGGCATTGAGGAAGAAAAAGTCTCCGGCTCTGCTTCCTATCGCGAAAAATTTGATGCCTTCGCTGCCGTAATGCCCCAATGCTTTGGCAACCCGCTCTATCACTGGACCCATCTGGAACTGCAGCGTTACTTCGGCATCGAAGAACTGCTATCGCCCTCAACCGCGGACATGATCTGGGAGAAGACCAATGGCATGCTGGCTGAAGACAGCCACTCCGCACGCGGCCTCTTGCGTCAGTTCCGGGTTGAATTTGTCGGCACCACCGATGCTCCTTGCGATGATCTGGCCTTTCACAAGCAGATGGCTGAAGACGCAAGCCTTAACGACATGGTTGTTGCCCCGAGCTTCCGCCCTGACGTCGCCTACAAAATCGATCTGCCGGGCTTTGATGGATTCATTGCCGATCTTGCCAAACTGGTTGGCTATTCCGTTGACAGCTACGCACCCCTGATGAAAGCACTCATCGAGCGTCTTGATCACTTTGTCGCTCACGGCTGCAAGGCCACCGACCATGGTATCGATGTTTTGCGATATGCGGCACCGGTTGATGAAGCCAGCCTTGATGCCATTATTGCCAAACGCCTCTCCGGCGAAGCATTGAGCGAACTGGAAATCGCCCAGTTCCAGACCAACATGTTCGTGGATCTGTCAAAGGCCTATTACGAACGCGATCTGGTCATGCAGTTGCATATCGGTGCAGTTCGCAACAGCAACCATCGCCTTTTCAAAACCCTCGGCCGGGACGTTGGCGGCGACTCCATCAATGATCGCCCGATTGCTGTTGAGCTGAACGGCTTGCTGGGTGAAATGGATCGTGATGGCCATTTGCCCAAAACCATCCTCTATCACCTCAACCCATCCTTCAACGAAGTGATCGTCTCGACGGCTGGCAACTTCCAGGATGGCGAGATCGCTGGCAAGGTGCAAGCTGGCTCTGGCTGGTGGTTCAATGACCAGCTTGATGGCATGGAACGTCAGATGACCCAGCTATCACAGATGGGGCTGTTCTCCCACTTTATCGGCATGTTGACCGACAGCCGCTCGTTCCTTTCTTTCCCACGCCACGAATATTTCCGTCGTCTGGTCTGCCAGATGATTGGTCGCTGGGTTGAAACCGGCTATGTGCCAAATGATACCGAGCTGTTGGACAAACTTGTGCGAGACGTTTGCTACCAGAATGCAGCAAACTGGTTTCTGCCCAAGAAATAA
- the eda gene encoding bifunctional 4-hydroxy-2-oxoglutarate aldolase/2-dehydro-3-deoxy-phosphogluconate aldolase, with product MHPRVTPQLSGTKVIPVLVIENADFAQPLAQCLLDNGLPVVEISLRSDESYRAIEEIASKVNGAVIGVGSILNEMQLNSAQSAGGWFGGSPGVSERLLRALELNDWPFLPGATTLSEIMSLREVGFMEQKLFPANIAGGVPMLKAITGPVSDVSFCTTGGIRQDNADSYLAQDNVFAVGGTWVAPVELIRARDLNEIGRRAREAANLGMQWRTAV from the coding sequence ATGCATCCAAGAGTAACCCCGCAGCTTTCGGGAACCAAGGTTATTCCGGTTCTTGTGATTGAGAATGCCGACTTTGCCCAGCCGTTGGCTCAGTGCCTTCTGGACAACGGACTTCCTGTTGTCGAGATTTCTTTGAGAAGTGATGAATCCTACCGGGCCATCGAAGAAATCGCCTCGAAGGTGAATGGCGCAGTTATCGGCGTTGGTTCCATTCTCAATGAAATGCAACTCAACTCAGCCCAGTCAGCCGGTGGATGGTTTGGCGGATCCCCCGGCGTATCCGAAAGGCTGTTGCGTGCTCTGGAACTCAATGACTGGCCTTTCCTGCCCGGCGCGACCACCTTGTCTGAAATCATGAGTCTCAGGGAAGTCGGCTTCATGGAGCAGAAACTGTTTCCAGCCAACATTGCAGGAGGCGTTCCAATGCTCAAGGCTATCACCGGACCGGTTAGTGACGTTTCTTTCTGCACGACAGGAGGCATTCGACAAGACAATGCTGACAGCTATCTGGCTCAAGATAATGTCTTCGCCGTTGGTGGAACCTGGGTTGCCCCTGTTGAACTGATCCGGGCAAGAGACTTGAATGAAATCGGGCGTCGCGCACGAGAGGCTGCCAATCTGGGCATGCAATGGCGCACCGCCGTCTAG
- a CDS encoding lysophospholipid acyltransferase family protein, giving the protein MSSRRHVARDITYAYSAETRRGRAIIKLLENTTGRLQLIKRADGYEREVAAGRDFWSVMVERYGLSLDVIGGHLGNIPKTGPLILIANHPYGILDGLMMGYILSELRGDFRILAHKVFRKAEDINRIILPISFDETREAMLQNVETRKTALQYLGQGGAIGIFPGGTVSTAAKPFSRPMDPNWRGFTARMIGKSEATVVPIFFDGHTSRLFQIASHMHYTLRMGLLIKEFRKRVDTPVKVVIGEPLQRDILDPLAKDSKALMSYLRQATYSLSPKPLEASELGFEFEEKYKLRA; this is encoded by the coding sequence ATGTCCTCTCGTAGACATGTCGCGCGTGACATAACCTATGCCTATTCCGCGGAAACGAGACGGGGCCGCGCCATCATCAAGCTGTTGGAAAATACAACGGGCCGCTTGCAGCTGATCAAGCGTGCCGATGGCTATGAGCGTGAAGTTGCCGCCGGTCGTGATTTCTGGTCCGTGATGGTGGAGCGCTATGGGCTGTCGCTCGATGTCATTGGCGGACATCTGGGTAACATCCCCAAGACCGGGCCACTCATTCTGATTGCCAACCATCCCTACGGCATTCTCGATGGCCTGATGATGGGCTATATCTTGTCCGAATTGCGCGGGGATTTCCGCATTCTGGCACACAAGGTTTTCCGTAAGGCAGAGGATATCAATCGCATTATCCTGCCAATTTCCTTTGATGAAACCAGAGAAGCAATGCTTCAGAATGTCGAGACGCGCAAAACAGCACTGCAATATCTGGGGCAGGGCGGTGCAATCGGCATTTTTCCAGGCGGCACAGTGAGCACAGCGGCCAAGCCGTTTTCCCGTCCGATGGACCCCAATTGGCGCGGTTTCACCGCGCGCATGATCGGCAAGTCAGAGGCGACAGTGGTGCCGATTTTCTTTGATGGCCATACCTCGCGTTTGTTCCAAATCGCCAGCCACATGCACTATACCTTGCGTATGGGGCTATTGATCAAGGAATTCAGAAAGCGGGTCGACACGCCGGTCAAGGTGGTTATCGGAGAGCCGCTTCAGCGCGATATTCTTGATCCTCTGGCAAAGGACAGCAAGGCGCTCATGAGCTATTTGCGGCAGGCGACCTATTCCCTTTCTCCAAAGCCGTTGGAGGCCAGCGAGCTTGGGTTTGAATTTGAAGAGAAATACAAGCTTCGCGCCTGA